From the genome of Glycine max cultivar Williams 82 chromosome 2, Glycine_max_v4.0, whole genome shotgun sequence, one region includes:
- the LOC102670037 gene encoding uncharacterized protein: MVGEKQLENPLYGKFRIKGLPFAHKLIELFKDVVANGEFQWAPSSGILPVSVEVDMNDGYHPSLEGIGLDLEEGSSDSEDASVGAIDAFEGIHMNDSQGTISQGIVSQKRKGINHTKKLARRRQLPLKE; the protein is encoded by the exons ATGGTAGGAGAAAAACAATTG GAAAATCCTTTATATGGAAAATTTAGGATCAAGGGACTTCCATTTGCTCACAAGTTGATTGAACTTTTTAAGGATGTAGTTGCTAATGGAGAGTTCCAATGGGCTCCCTCGTCTGGGATATTGCCCGTTAGTGTTGAGGTTGATATGAATGATGGGTACCATCCAAGTCTTGAAGGCATTGGCCTAGATTTAGAGGAAGGCTCAAGTGATAGTGAAGATGCAAGTGTTGGTGCAATAGATGCTTTTGAGGGAATTCATATGAATGATTCACAAGGAACTATTAGCCAAGGAATTGTTAGTCAAAAGAGAAAGGGAATCAATCACACTAAAAAGTTAGCAAGAAGAAGGCAACTACCTCTTAAAGAATAG